The sequence TGCTCGGGTCATAAGCCAACTTAGCTATGCGGCAAAGAGCGCCGCTCCGCTAAGCCGTCTTATGCCTGTCGCATCTAGACGGCGCCTTCCGCTTTTCGTGATACACAAAAAGGCTTGAACAGATGGGAACTGTTCAAGCCTTTTTGCATGGTCAACCAACCGTTTGTGCTGCGTGGCGATTAATTATATATGTTTTAGAGGAAATTATCCTTACACTTATGTATTCTAGCATCTCACTTACTAGATTACAAGAGGCTACTCTTCATTTTTGTTTAAAAACTTCAAATAAAAATTTTGGTAGGTTCATTTGTCGTTTCAAACGGCTTGGTTCTTTTAATAGACGGTATAGCCACTCTGCTCCAAATCGTTGGAAGATGGCTGGTGCGCGTTTGACGTTTCCAGCGAGGACATCGAATGAGCCCCCGACACCTTGGTAGAGTATTGGGTATAGCTGGTCACGATTTTGTTCAATCCATTGCTCTTGTTTAGGTGATCCCATGGCGACGAAGAGTATGGCTGGCTTTGCTTCGTTGATAACGTCGATGACTTTATCGTTATCTGGCTCGTAGCCGTCTTGTGTACCTGCAACGATTAGATCGGGATAGGTTTGTTGTAATTGTTGTGCTGCTTTGTCGGCCACCCCGGGCTTGGCACCGTATAGAAAAATGGCATGTCCCGTCCTTGCCGCTTCCCTGACGATGCGGTCCATCATGTCCACGCCTGTGACGCGGGAGCGGATGTTGCCTTTTTGTAGCTTGGAGGCAATGATCACCCCGATGCCGTCTGGTATTTGGAATTCTGCTCGATTTAGTAGCGCTTTTAGCTCTGGGTCTTCTTTTGCTTTCATAAGCTTTTCGGGATTGATGGCTACGACGAGTGATTTTTTGTTCTCTTCTATATTTTGAAAGACCTTCGGTATGAGCTGGTCGTAATTTTCGGTATTGACTTGAACACCTAGTATTTGTTCTTTCATATAGAAGGAATCCCTTTGTTTTTCCCGTCACCGAGTTTAAAGAAACGGAATCCCGCCTGTTCCCACTTGTCTCGGTTGAGTGCGTTTTTCGTATCGAGGACAAGTGGCTTTTTATCGCCAGTGTTGAGTGTTTGTGGGTCCAGGTCTTTGAACTCGGTATGATCTGTTGTTAGGATGATCAGGTCAATGTCCTGAACTGCTTGGCCTAGTGTTGCTACTTGTGTCGGGTGTTGTAGCTCTTTAATGTGTGGATCGAATGATACGACGCTCAAGTCTAGGTTTTGTAGTTCTTGAATGACGACTGTTGAAGGACTTTCTCGTAAATCATCGACATCCCCTTTGAATGCGAGACCTAGGATGGCCACTTTGCCTTGTTGGATGCCTTGTTCTTCAAGTAGTGCTTGCGCTTTTTGTGCAGTGAACTTTGGCATGCCATCGTTTGTTAGGCGTGCTTTTTTGATAATGTCGGCTTTGTCTGGGCTTAATTCCACTAAGAACCATGGATCGACTGCGATACAATGTCCTCCGACGCCTGGTCCTGGTGTATGGATATTGACGCGTGGGTGGAAGTTGGCGAAACGGATGGCTTCCCAAATATCGACGTCAATGGTTTCTGCAATTTTAGCGAGTTCGTTGGCGAAGGCAATGTTGACATCACGGTAGGTGTTTTCCATGACTTTCACAAGTTCCGCTGTTGTTGCGTCTGTTAGATGGATTTGCCCTTGGACAAACGTTTCGTACAGCTCTTTTGTTAGTTCAGCCGATTTAGGTGTGATGCCGCCGACGATGCGGTCGTTGTTAATGAGCTCTTCGAATATCTTCCCTGGAATGACACGCTCTGGTGAGTGCGAGACAAAAAGGTCTTCGCCTAGTGTCAGGTTGGATTTGCGGAGCTCTGGTAGCATGACGTTTTCCACTGTTTTTGGCGGCACTGTGGATTCGAGAATAACGAGTGCGTCTTTTTTCAGATATGGAACAACGGATGCTGTTGCTTGTCGGATGTACTCAAGGTTTGCTGTGTTGTCTGCGTTAATAGGTGACGGGACAGCGATTATGTAGACGTCTGCATCAACAGGTTGTGTCGATACCGTGAACATGCCTTCGTCAATCGCTTGGTCGAGTCGTTGCTGTAATCCGTTCTCTTCTATATGGAGTTGTTTATTGGCGATCATGCTAACTGCTTTTTCATTGATATCGACGCCGTGTACGCGGACGCCGCTGTTTGCGAACATGACTGCTGTCGGTAGGCCGATGTAGCCGAGGCCGACGACACATATATTTTTGGCCATCGTAATTTTCCTCTTTTCTGGGGGTTACTTATTTTATCTTAGACATTTTTTGATTATAGCATAATGTCCCTCTGACTAACTAGTGATGGGAATATCGTTCGCTATGGTGATGATTGTTACTATCCCTTGTTTGACTGTCCGACCGTCTATGTTTGGAAGTCCTGGGTGGATGATGAGCATGTAGGCTCCTGGATGTAAGTTGTTTTTCGGACTGATTTCAAGTGTGTGACTGGTTGTTTGGTTAAATGTGATTGGAACCGCTGCACCTCCAAGTTCGATGAGTTCTATTATATTGGACGTTTGTACGTCGGATAGGTTCATAGCTTGTGTGAAGTGGACACTAAATGTTTTATCTACTGTGCTGGTTGGTAGGTCTGCTAGTTTACGATAGTGCTGTGCTGTCAATAGGTGTTCTAGGCGTTGCTGATGGATAGTGATTAATTCTTTATTGGCCGCGGTTGAGATGGTTGGTTTGACGCCTTTTTTGTGTACTTTTGTACCTTTAGGTCCTGTGAATTGGCCAATTGTTAGTTTAAGTGCTCCCCCGTCTTCGAAGGTGAAGAATGACTGGATGGACCCCTTCCCTTTTGTTGTCTCGCCTACGATGGTCGCTGCTTGCTGGTCTTTGAGCGCTACGGCGACGATTTCTGAGGCCGAGGCTGAGTACCGGTTGACGAGGACATAGGTTTGCTTTGGAAATTTCACGCTGGTGGTGATTGGTTTAATGACTTTGGTGCCATCGCGTGTTGTTAGGTGATACGCCTTTGTCACTCCTGGGAAGAAGCCGAGGAGCTGTTCGGCGCTTTCGACGTAGCCGCCCCCGTTATATCGCAGGTCAATGATGAGTTCTGTGGCCCCAGCTTTTTTGAGTGCTAGCCAGTGGGCTTGCACTTTTTGGTCGAGGTCGGCTGAGAATATGGAGATTTTTAAGTAGCCGATGTTGCCGTAGAGCATGGATGATGTCACGGCTTGTTGCGTTCGCGGCGCTGTTGTCGATGCGATGGTTGCTGGTGGTTTGTTGTTAGCTACTGATGCAAGATAGAGTTGGTATTCTTCTGCTGTTAGGTAGCGAGAGTATTCGTCGAGCGATTGGATGATGTCGTCGACGGATGTCATCATATAGAGATTTTCTGGCATGTCGCCGTAATAGTAGGTGTCAACGAAGAATTGAACGTCTTCGAGGGTGTCCGCTTGGGTGTGTGACGTGCATAGGAAAAGGACGAGGATTGTTAGGATTGCTGTTTGTAGGGTTTTCATGGTGGCGACCTCCTTTTTTTGTGGGTTGTTTCTATTATACTATACCCGGATTTGGAGGGGGTGATACGTAGTTAGGGAGAATTGTTGCGCGCTTGGGCTAGCTTATTGCGCGCCAGGGCTAACGTGTTGCGCGCCAGGGCTAGCGTGTTGCGCGCCAGGGCTAACGTGTTGCGCGCCAGGGCTAACGTGTTGCGCGCCAGGGCTAGCGTATTGCGCGCTTGGGCTAACGTGTTGCGCGCCAGGGCTAGCGTATTGCGCGCTTGGGCTAGCGTATTGCGCGCTTGGGCTAACGTGTTGCGCGCCAGGGCTAACGTGTTGCGCGCCAGGGCTAACGTGTTGCGCGCCAGGGCTAGCGTATTGCGCGCTTGAGCTAACGTGTTGCGCGCCAGGGCTAGCGTATTGCGCGCTTGAGCTAACGTGTTGCGCGCCAGGGCTATCTTATTGCGCGCTTGGACTAACGTATTGCGAGTAATACGTTATTTCCGTGAAAATTCGTGAACCCAGTACGTTGTGCCGCTGGCGTCGGTTGCGTAGCCTGTGCCGATGTGGGTGAATTTGTTATTGACGATATTGGCACGATGGGTTGGCGAATCCATCCAGTCTTTGACGACTGCTTCAGGTGTTAGTTGGCCTGTGGCAATGTTTTCACCGTATGCTGTCCACTTGTAGTTGAATGCATCGAGCAGTTGGCTAGTGGAGCCGTATGTTGGTGATATGTGGGCAAAGTAATCGTTTTTTGCCATGTCTTGCGCTTTTGCTTGGGCGACTTTGGATAGTTCTTTATCGTGTGTGAATGCTGTGCCGCCTAGTTGTGTCCGCTGTTCATTGACAAGGGTGATGGTTTTGAGTGCTTTGTCGTCGGTGTTGCTGACGTTCGTTACGTTTTTGACGGTCGCTTTGTCGATGTACATGCGGGCTTCTTTGTCGTAAGTGATGGTGCCTTTTGCACGCGCATTGTCGAATTCCATTGTGCGGTGCAGGAATGCGGCCATATGGGCACGTGATACGTTGTCGTTCGGTTTGAATGCGCCGCCTGCTGGTGTTGTGGTGATGCCGAGTTCAGCGAGTGCTGTGATGTAGCCGTGGTAATGATTTTGCTTGGCGACGTCATTGAATTGAATTTGGTCATTGTCGTCGATGATGATTTTGTAGCCAAGTGCAAACATTTTCGACATTTCTGCGCGTGTGAGTGGCTTGTTTGGCTGGAACTTGTCTTCGTTGGTGAAGATGCCGAGTTCTGTGAGCGCGCGAATATGGTCGTATGATCCGTGAGCTAGGCTAACGTCTTGAAAGCGCGGCTTGAATGCGGCGGATGGCTTTGCGTTAATGGCCAGTGCGACGATTTTTGCAGCTTGCGCGCGAGTAACGGGTTCGTTGAGACGATAAGTTCCGTCTGGATAGCCGTTGATCAGGCCACGGTTCGATATGTCGTTGATGGCTTCGTGCGCCCAATGTGATGCGGGAACGTCCGTGAATGTTGCAGCTTGTGCAGATGTGTATGCCGTGAATAGTAGTGTCGTTGAGAGAAGAATGGTAGTGATGTGTTTTTTCATGATGATGCGCCTCCTTAGGTGCTAATGGGTTTGTTTTTTGTATACCCGTTTTTTAGTATTCTAGCTTGTTGTTTGAGTATACTTGTTTTCTGGTTAGAAGGTTATAGGGATTGCGGGGTG comes from Sporosarcina sp. FSL K6-3457 and encodes:
- a CDS encoding WecB/TagA/CpsF family glycosyltransferase, giving the protein MKEQILGVQVNTENYDQLIPKVFQNIEENKKSLVVAINPEKLMKAKEDPELKALLNRAEFQIPDGIGVIIASKLQKGNIRSRVTGVDMMDRIVREAARTGHAIFLYGAKPGVADKAAQQLQQTYPDLIVAGTQDGYEPDNDKVIDVINEAKPAILFVAMGSPKQEQWIEQNRDQLYPILYQGVGGSFDVLAGNVKRAPAIFQRFGAEWLYRLLKEPSRLKRQMNLPKFLFEVFKQK
- a CDS encoding nucleotide sugar dehydrogenase; translation: MAKNICVVGLGYIGLPTAVMFANSGVRVHGVDINEKAVSMIANKQLHIEENGLQQRLDQAIDEGMFTVSTQPVDADVYIIAVPSPINADNTANLEYIRQATASVVPYLKKDALVILESTVPPKTVENVMLPELRKSNLTLGEDLFVSHSPERVIPGKIFEELINNDRIVGGITPKSAELTKELYETFVQGQIHLTDATTAELVKVMENTYRDVNIAFANELAKIAETIDVDIWEAIRFANFHPRVNIHTPGPGVGGHCIAVDPWFLVELSPDKADIIKKARLTNDGMPKFTAQKAQALLEEQGIQQGKVAILGLAFKGDVDDLRESPSTVVIQELQNLDLSVVSFDPHIKELQHPTQVATLGQAVQDIDLIILTTDHTEFKDLDPQTLNTGDKKPLVLDTKNALNRDKWEQAGFRFFKLGDGKNKGIPSI
- a CDS encoding S41 family peptidase, whose protein sequence is MKTLQTAILTILVLFLCTSHTQADTLEDVQFFVDTYYYGDMPENLYMMTSVDDIIQSLDEYSRYLTAEEYQLYLASVANNKPPATIASTTAPRTQQAVTSSMLYGNIGYLKISIFSADLDQKVQAHWLALKKAGATELIIDLRYNGGGYVESAEQLLGFFPGVTKAYHLTTRDGTKVIKPITTSVKFPKQTYVLVNRYSASASEIVAVALKDQQAATIVGETTKGKGSIQSFFTFEDGGALKLTIGQFTGPKGTKVHKKGVKPTISTAANKELITIHQQRLEHLLTAQHYRKLADLPTSTVDKTFSVHFTQAMNLSDVQTSNIIELIELGGAAVPITFNQTTSHTLEISPKNNLHPGAYMLIIHPGLPNIDGRTVKQGIVTIITIANDIPITS
- a CDS encoding CAP and S-layer homology domain-containing protein; this encodes MKKHITTILLSTTLLFTAYTSAQAATFTDVPASHWAHEAINDISNRGLINGYPDGTYRLNEPVTRAQAAKIVALAINAKPSAAFKPRFQDVSLAHGSYDHIRALTELGIFTNEDKFQPNKPLTRAEMSKMFALGYKIIIDDNDQIQFNDVAKQNHYHGYITALAELGITTTPAGGAFKPNDNVSRAHMAAFLHRTMEFDNARAKGTITYDKEARMYIDKATVKNVTNVSNTDDKALKTITLVNEQRTQLGGTAFTHDKELSKVAQAKAQDMAKNDYFAHISPTYGSTSQLLDAFNYKWTAYGENIATGQLTPEAVVKDWMDSPTHRANIVNNKFTHIGTGYATDASGTTYWVHEFSRK